In a genomic window of Cynocephalus volans isolate mCynVol1 chromosome 1, mCynVol1.pri, whole genome shotgun sequence:
- the LOC134386812 gene encoding putative uncharacterized protein ASB16-AS1, whose protein sequence is MVGRPASAAARVANSAGAGGRGRSAGAEGRGRQPHAPRAARAHCARAGDGGGCAGPHPAATIPPAALAAESWGRRCPGCPADRDAWSVAAQDGPGWRSGQGRNWLRAGALTWAPGRAPPPPGRHSVSLRRGGAGRAPGRAGSALLGDPPGTWRPDGAQVEVLSGALGGGEFETTHFIRITLSSASCDYPTQI, encoded by the exons ATGGTGGGGCGCCCGGCCTCAGCGGCGGCGCGGGTGGCAAACTCCGCGGGGGCGGGCGGCCGGGGCCGGAGCGCTGGGGCCGAGGGCCGGGGTCGGCAGCCGCATGCTCCGCGCGCAGCTCGGGCTCACTGCGCCCGGGCCGGAGACGGTGGCGGCTGCGCTGGCCCGCACCCCGCCGCCACCATCCCTCCCGCAGCGCTTGCAGCCGAGTCCTGGGGCCGCCGCTGTCCTGGCTGTCCGGCCGATCGGGACGCCTGGAGTGTCGCCGCTCAGGATGGCCCGGGCTGGCGCTCCGGACAGGGGAGGAACTGGCTCCGCGCGGGGGCCCTGACTTGGGCTCCGGGACGCGCCCC GCCCCCGCCCGGCCGCCACTCGGTCAGTTtacggcggggcggggcggggcgagcTCCGGGCCGGGCcggctccgccctgctcggcgaCCCGCCAGGGACGTGGAGGCCGGACGGCGCCCAGGTGGAAGTTCTTTCTGGCGCACTTGGGGGCGGGGAGTTCGAGACAACG